GGAGTTTTGTCGAACACACTATAAATGCACTTCAAAAAAGTGGAGaaggaatgcaatttgttcaGGAGATAGCTCATCACCTGCGCGAATTACGCTGGATTGGGACAAAAAGAATAGAACAGGCTGTTGTTACCTGATCAATTTCATCTTTTATCATCTTAAAGGTATAACTGTTTTGAACAATTTATTTATCTACTTGTTGATTTTAGTAACTGACTAACCGCCATCTCTTCTTTGGATTCGATTGTACTGGCTATTTGAAAATGTGGTATCCCAACCTTATTTTTAACTCTTTTCCGAGGAGCTAAAATATAGAATTTTgcgtaattttagttttaattaaataaaagttGTTAACCTTTATGATGAATCTTTGATGTTTCAGGTACTCGCTGAATGCAAAGGACGAAAATGGAAATATTTTAGAGGACAGAACTATATAATCGCAGaacaagaactactcaaagagTGGGATTGTTCTCCTGCACTATGAGGACCTGTTGTAGTAAAGTCTATATTCCTGTACAGAACTGAACTTTTATATCTCCTTCAAAATGTCATGCAGCAAAAGAGCCTATGTGGTTCTCCTTTTAAATTTTTTAGTTCAGATAGCTTCATTTTATTCGTTTAAGTTCAGGTGTCTACGTTCTCGCTAGTTTTGGTTGTAGCCTGTTTGTGGGAAGGTGGGGTTTTGTATTGATTGTATTGACAGGACAATATAAGTGATCGAATGTAGAAAGCTTGACCTGATAAGTAGGCAGAAATTGTAGAAGCTTgggtttttttggtttgtaaagaTAGTCAATTATATGTGAAGGCAATATGTGAAGGCTGGAGTTTCCTTACCCTTGTTTCTCTTGTTTAATTAAGGACTTTGTTGTTGCAACTCTAAAATGATGATGATAGACAAAGAACCCAATAGTTGTACTTGCACCACAAAGTGATGGCATCGTCGAATTttcaaatgatgatgatgatcaatctATTCTCATCGTCAAAACCCCGTTGTTCGAATTTTGGTGCTCCATGGATTATTTCAGAACACTAATGAGAATGAAAGCGGGGGCTAATTACGGAATGGACGACTCAGACAACGATGATGCCGTCGTATTAGCGTATCAACAAATTGTACATAACGCTCATGATTTATATCAAACTGTGCCGATTCAAGTGACATCTAGGGAAATAGTACATAGGAACCGTGTCGCTGCCGATACCAGAATAATGCAAGACCACTTCAACTTCAACTTTGTTTACGGGAAGAAAAGATTCCATTGTCGTTTTGGTATGTATCGACCAATATTTCTTCGTATCTTAAGAAAAATTATAGAGATGGACCCTGAGTTCGAACAACGTCTCAATGGTGCTGGAATTATGGGTCACTCACCGCACATGAAAATGATTGTTGTCATGAAGTGCTTATGCAAGGCAGTTCCTCCGGATAACATTGAAGATTATACTGCAATGGGTGCGCCTACCATCTACAGGTATCTGAAGAGGTTTCTTGATGCCCTGATGTTTGGTTTTAACGATAGATACATGCGTAGGCCCTCCCAGGATGATACATAAAGGTTGTTGAGAGAGAATGTTGCGCGGAGTTTTCCTGGGATGCTAGGAAGTATTGATTGTCTCCACTGACAATGGAGGTCCCCGATGTACAGGTCGGGTCAACATTATTTGGGCCATAAGAGAGCACCCATGGTCATCTTAGAGGCGGTTGCATCTTTCGATAGATGGTTTTGGCATGGATATTTTGGAAAGCCTGGGTCAAACAATGATATAAATGTTTTGAACCATTCTGATGTGTTTGACAACGTCAATAATGGTATAGCCCCTCGGTGTGAATATGTCGTAAATGGTCACAAATACACTGAAGATTACTACTTGACTGATGGTATATATCCAAGGTATAAAGTACTCGTGGTTGCTTACAAAGAAGCGACCCTAAGTcgcaaaaaaaaacttttcaacaCATACCAAGAGGCAAAGGGGAAAGATGTGGAAAGAGCTTTTGGTACTATGAAACGCAAATTTGCTATTGTAAACAATCCTTATATCTATTGGAAAAAAAATCAGATATGAAGTCAATAATGAGGGGATGCATGATAATGCACAACATGGTTGTAGAGAACAAGTATCATGCAGAAGATTGGGGAATGATGGCGGAACAACCAACTCAACCAGTGGTTGGTGATCTGAGAATGCCCGTCGGTGTTCTTGGGGACCCATTACATGGGAAAGGCTGAGGTTGGATCTGACAAAGCACATATGGGAGCGCCATGGGGATGGTTTCCAAGAGAACACACCGACTATTATAGAAAACCTTGTAGACGTCCACATGGATTCATAAGACGTTGACCCTGAAAAAATGATGCATATCCGCCTGAAGATGAACCGGGGGTATATGAGAACTTTTTCGAGGATGGAGAATAACAACATGATTTTATTATGATGTTTTTTTAATGTAATGTGGTATGGTGTCTTTGTTGTTtcagtattttttttaatttagggtGCAGTAGGATTATGTTTGTAATGTGTGGGTTGGAATATTAATTACAAAAGATGGTTTTAGCATGTTTGTTAAAACACTGGCTGATTTATTATAATTTGCGGAACAATGGATATGGATTGAGGTACAAATAGCAAAAACATTGCAAGGTAACACTTTAATAAACCCTAACCCATTTTCGTCGGTAACGCgactgcacttagcatgtgcaacaagcctttaaacctctaggtgacCCTAGAGGACGAGTTGTAGTTTCGTgaggacttacttagaggtatacccacaaaacctaaatTTATATAACTACTCCTTATCCGAATTTGGGTGGGTGGGATTACGCCTTGGTGTTAGCTCCTGGTTGAACTCCGATAAGTTGCccttaaaaattaaataacagtTGTAGAACTTAAACTGGTGTCATTTGTCTTGCTCATACATTCGTTTTGCAATGTATTCCTGCAACACCATATCAAAATATCAAATTACTGTGGACATGGAGATAACACCCAAAAGATATagggaagaaaaaataataatcactTAAGATGTTTGCACAACTAAGTCGAGGGGATTCTATCCAATATATATTTATTTGAATTGC
Above is a genomic segment from Papaver somniferum cultivar HN1 chromosome 10, ASM357369v1, whole genome shotgun sequence containing:
- the LOC113316196 gene encoding uncharacterized protein LOC113316196, which translates into the protein MRMKAGANYGMDDSDNDDAVVLAYQQIVHNAHDLYQTVPIQVTSREIVHRNRVAADTRIMQDHFNFNFVYGKKRFHCRFGMYRPIFLRILRKIIEMDPEFEQRLNGAGIMGHSPHMKMIVVMKCLCKAVPPDNIEDYTAMGAPTIYRYLKRFLDALMFGFNDRYMRRPSQDDT